The following coding sequences are from one Nilaparvata lugens isolate BPH chromosome 4, ASM1435652v1, whole genome shotgun sequence window:
- the LOC120351076 gene encoding uncharacterized protein LOC120351076 encodes MTIEQTLMRSKKSIGGLTHGRGIRESVLTKWTLGMTHMQNICDELEAFAGASFGTSEQHVDSRISRINRDTKDAAKLQEWLSTHHPFPENSYVMSISSGIIEGSEVNCHMAREVGSLGIKRIIGDNFAAVKFRRKDEVTSLATVDNGLRLGNVKVTTVNPLTLFQRVCLLKQSDSDIQDLLTYELAPYPMSLFTEEGIRKGTKSSFY; translated from the coding sequence ATGACCATAGAGCAAACATTGATGAGATCCAAGAAAAGCATTGGTGGACTGACACATGGCAGAGGAATAAGAGAATCTGTTCTAACTAAATGGACTCTGGGGATGACCCATATGCAGAACATATGTGATGAACTTGAGGCATTTGCTGGCGCTTCCTTTGGAACAAGTGAACAGCATGTGGATTCAAGGATCTCACGCATCAACCGAGACACTAAAGATGCAGCCAAGCTTCAAGAGTGGTTATCAACACATCACCCTTTCCCTGAGAACAGCTATGTCATGTCTATCAGCAGTGGCATCATTGAAGGAAGCGAAGTCAATTGCCATATGGCCAGAGAGGTTGGTAGTTTGGGAATCAAGAGAATCATAGGAGATAATTTTGCAGCAGTGAAATTCAGGAGGAAAGATGAAGTTACATCACTGGCGACTGTTGACAATGGTTTGAGATTAGGCAATGTCAAAGTAACCACAGTCAATCCACTCACACTATTCCAAAGAGTATGCTTGTTGAAACAAAGCGATTCTGATATTCAAGATCTGCTGACATATGAACTTGCTCCATACCCCATGTCTTTGTTCACAGAGGAAGGAATAAGAAAAGGAACAAAATCATCTTTCTATTAG